The segment GGGGGCAAGCGGAGACCGACCGCTACGTTAATCTTGGCCTATGAGCATCGATGAGCCGGTCCGGGTGGAGGTGGCCGCGGCGAAGCGGATCGTTCTCAAGATCGGCACCCGGGTAATAGCCGGTGACGATGGGCACGTGCGGCAGGCCCGACTTCTCAACGTGGTCGAGGCCGCGGCCGCTCTGCGAGGGCGCGGACGCGAGGTGCTGATCGTGAGCTCGGGCGCGGTCGGGTTGGGAATCGACGCGCTGGGTTTCTCGAGCATGCCGGAGGACCTCGAAGAGCGCCAGGCCTGCGCCGCGGTCGGCCAGACGCGGCTCATGGGTGTCTACGAGCAGGCCTTCTCGCGCCTCGGTTACACCTGCGGTCAGGTGCTTCTGACCCAAGGCGATTTCGACGATCGCATGCGCTACCTGAATCTGCGCAGCACGCTGATGACGCTGCTTCGCCACGGCGTCATACCGGTGATCAACGAGAACGACGCGGTCTCGACCGAGGAGCTCGCGTTCGAGGAGAACGAGACCCGGCCGGTCTTCGGCGACAACGATCGACTGTCGGCGCTGGTGGCGACCAAGCTGGGCGCGGATTTGCTGGTTCTTCTGACCGACGTCGACGGCGTTTTCGATCGCGATCCTCGCGTCCACAACGACGCGCGCCTGCTGTCGACGATCGAGGCTCCGGGAGCGGGAATCGAATCCGCTAGCGAAACGTCTGCCGCGCTCGGACGAGGCGGCATGAAGAGCAAGGTGGAGGCCGCCCATGTCGTCGCGCGGGCCGGCTGCCAGGCGGTGATCGCGTCGGGCATTGAGGCCGGAGTCCTGGCGGCGGTGCTCGCGGGGCGCGCTCTCGGTACTTGGTTCCCGGCGCGCGGAGAGCTTGCCGCCAAGCGGCGATGGATCGCTTTCGCCGCCAAGGCTCGGGGCACGCTCGAGATCGACGACGGTGCTGTCGAGGCGCTAACCGAGCGGGGAGCCTCGTTGCTGGCGGCCGGCGTCCTTCGCGTCGAGGGCGACTTTCGACCCGGCGACGTGATCGAGCTTCGGGACCGGAGCGGCGGTCTCGTCGGCCGAGGCATGGTCTACTGCGACGCCGACAGCGCCCGCGGCTGGTGTGGCGGCAAGCCGCCCGAGGGCATTCGCAACCACCATGCGCTGGTGCACCGGGATCACATGGTGCTGGAGGGAT is part of the bacterium genome and harbors:
- the proB gene encoding glutamate 5-kinase, whose amino-acid sequence is MSIDEPVRVEVAAAKRIVLKIGTRVIAGDDGHVRQARLLNVVEAAAALRGRGREVLIVSSGAVGLGIDALGFSSMPEDLEERQACAAVGQTRLMGVYEQAFSRLGYTCGQVLLTQGDFDDRMRYLNLRSTLMTLLRHGVIPVINENDAVSTEELAFEENETRPVFGDNDRLSALVATKLGADLLVLLTDVDGVFDRDPRVHNDARLLSTIEAPGAGIESASETSAALGRGGMKSKVEAAHVVARAGCQAVIASGIEAGVLAAVLAGRALGTWFPARGELAAKRRWIAFAAKARGTLEIDDGAVEALTERGASLLAAGVLRVEGDFRPGDVIELRDRSGGLVGRGMVYCDADSARGWCGGKPPEGIRNHHALVHRDHMVLEG